A single genomic interval of Leptospirales bacterium harbors:
- the atpG gene encoding ATP synthase F1 subunit gamma, which yields MAGAKIIKKRIASVKNTRKITRTMEMVSTAKSKKLVTRVAGAQPYARKLREMMASLGDLGSRIDSPFLRVEEHPRNVAFVVITANRGLCGGYNSNVLKLLRAQYLIQQSEGRQPTVYAIGKKAISYLRFVKIGVARSWTHFDDNFSYEMAEELAEFLMEEFAAGRLDRVEIISTIYHSAGSQRPGITQLLPLSYAEAAADGAAPKESPGPVIYEPAPELIAAQMIPLSIKTSLFRALLEAVASEQIARRVAMKNATDAAGEMLRLMTRYYNRVRQAGITQELAEIVGGADAL from the coding sequence ATGGCTGGCGCCAAAATAATTAAGAAGCGGATCGCCTCCGTTAAGAACACGCGTAAGATCACGCGCACCATGGAGATGGTCTCCACGGCCAAATCCAAGAAATTGGTCACGAGGGTCGCCGGGGCGCAACCCTACGCTCGCAAACTGCGCGAGATGATGGCATCGCTGGGCGATTTGGGATCGCGTATCGACTCCCCCTTCTTGCGGGTGGAAGAGCATCCGCGCAATGTCGCTTTCGTTGTGATAACCGCCAATCGCGGATTGTGCGGCGGCTACAATTCCAACGTGCTCAAGCTGTTGCGCGCGCAATATCTGATTCAACAAAGCGAGGGACGCCAGCCAACGGTCTATGCCATAGGCAAGAAGGCGATCAGCTATCTGCGCTTTGTCAAGATCGGCGTGGCCAGGAGCTGGACCCATTTCGATGACAACTTCAGCTACGAAATGGCGGAGGAGCTGGCCGAGTTCTTGATGGAAGAATTTGCCGCCGGACGTCTCGATCGTGTGGAAATTATTTCGACTATCTATCACTCGGCAGGCAGCCAGCGTCCTGGCATCACCCAGCTGCTGCCGCTCTCCTACGCCGAAGCGGCTGCCGACGGCGCTGCGCCCAAGGAATCGCCAGGTCCGGTTATCTATGAGCCGGCGCCAGAATTGATCGCCGCGCAGATGATTCCGCTCTCGATCAAGACCTCGCTTTTTCGAGCGCTGCTGGAAGCGGTGGCTTCGGAGCAGATTGCACGGCGCGTGGCAATGAAGAATGCTACCGATGCCGCTGGCGAAATGCTGCGCCTCATGACTCGATATTACAATCGCGTGCGTCAGGCCGGAATTACGCAGGAACTGGCCGAAATTGTGGGCGGCGCGGACGCCCTTTGA
- the atpD gene encoding F0F1 ATP synthase subunit beta — protein MSANKNEGKILQVLGSVVDVAFDELPEIYNALEIEVEVVGKKETIVAEVQQHLGGNVARCVALSSTDGMVRGQRVVDRGQPISVPVGEATLGRIFNVLGETVDELGPVQVKERRPIHQKAPRIEDLEPKVEVFETGIKVIDFLAPYTRGGKTGLFGGAGVGKTVIIQELINNVAKAHGGYSVFAGVGERTREGTDLWIEMKESGVIDRAVLCYGQMNEPPGARLRVALSALTMCEFLRDTTGTDCLLFVDNIFRFSQAGSEVSALLGRMPSAVGYQPTLATEMGALQERITSTKHGSITSVQAIYVPADDLTDPAPAAAFTHLDATTVLSRAISEKGIYPAVDPLDSTSRALQPQVVGEEHYATAREVQRVLQRYKDLQDIIAILGMDELSEDDKILVGRARKIEKFLSQPFHVAEQFTGRPGIYCKREDTVHSFKELLSGKFDHLPEGAFYMTGTIEMALENAKKMGIAV, from the coding sequence ATGAGCGCAAATAAGAACGAAGGCAAGATTCTGCAGGTACTCGGCTCCGTTGTTGACGTGGCTTTCGATGAGTTGCCTGAGATTTACAATGCACTGGAGATTGAAGTAGAAGTCGTCGGCAAGAAGGAGACGATTGTGGCCGAAGTCCAGCAGCACCTGGGCGGCAACGTCGCACGCTGCGTAGCGCTCTCTTCCACGGACGGCATGGTTCGCGGCCAGCGGGTAGTGGATCGCGGTCAGCCGATCAGCGTTCCGGTTGGCGAAGCGACGCTCGGTCGCATTTTCAATGTGCTGGGCGAAACAGTTGATGAGCTGGGTCCGGTGCAGGTCAAAGAGCGTCGGCCCATCCACCAGAAGGCGCCGCGTATTGAGGACCTTGAGCCCAAGGTCGAGGTCTTTGAAACAGGCATCAAGGTCATCGATTTTCTGGCGCCCTATACGCGCGGCGGTAAGACCGGACTGTTTGGCGGCGCGGGCGTAGGCAAGACCGTCATCATCCAGGAATTGATCAACAACGTGGCCAAGGCGCACGGCGGCTACTCCGTGTTTGCCGGCGTGGGCGAACGCACTCGCGAGGGCACGGACCTCTGGATTGAAATGAAGGAATCAGGCGTAATCGATCGCGCCGTTCTGTGCTACGGTCAGATGAATGAGCCGCCGGGAGCGCGCCTGCGCGTCGCCCTGTCGGCGCTGACGATGTGCGAGTTTTTGCGCGATACTACCGGAACCGACTGTCTGCTGTTCGTAGACAATATCTTCCGCTTTTCGCAAGCCGGCTCGGAAGTATCAGCTCTGCTGGGCCGCATGCCGTCGGCGGTAGGCTACCAGCCGACGCTGGCCACCGAGATGGGCGCCTTGCAGGAACGCATTACGTCGACAAAGCACGGATCGATTACCTCGGTGCAGGCCATTTACGTCCCTGCCGACGACCTTACCGACCCGGCGCCTGCGGCCGCCTTTACGCACCTCGATGCAACGACCGTTCTCTCGCGTGCCATCTCCGAAAAGGGGATCTATCCAGCCGTCGACCCGCTGGACTCCACCTCGCGCGCCCTGCAGCCGCAAGTGGTCGGCGAAGAGCACTACGCGACGGCTCGCGAGGTGCAGCGCGTGCTGCAGCGTTACAAAGACCTCCAGGACATCATTGCCATTCTTGGTATGGATGAACTGTCTGAAGACGATAAGATCCTGGTAGGCCGCGCTCGCAAGATCGAGAAGTTCCTCTCACAGCCCTTCCACGTGGCTGAGCAGTTTACCGGTCGTCCGGGAATCTACTGCAAACGGGAAGATACAGTGCATTCCTTCAAGGAGCTGCTGTCCGGCAAGTTTGACCATCTGCCGGAGGGCGCCTTTTATATGACCGGCACCATTGAAATGGCGCTTGAAAATGCCAAGAAAATGGGCATCGCGGTGTAA
- the atpC gene encoding ATP synthase F1 subunit epsilon, producing MAGIDRNIELSIVSPSKNHYEGEVLSAQIPMHDGLIGVLPGHAPLVGLMGFGLLTLQDDAGRRSFVIDSGFVEIQPGRITVLANHAEDLELVDLAQAEKSLKEALAMHAEGEYQVQQRLDRIAAARTRVRYGAA from the coding sequence ATGGCCGGCATAGATCGAAACATCGAGCTGAGCATTGTTTCGCCCTCGAAGAATCACTACGAGGGCGAGGTGCTCTCCGCCCAAATCCCGATGCACGATGGGCTGATTGGCGTTCTGCCAGGGCACGCTCCGCTGGTCGGACTGATGGGCTTTGGTCTTCTAACGCTGCAGGATGATGCCGGAAGGCGTTCCTTTGTGATCGATAGCGGATTTGTAGAAATTCAGCCAGGCCGCATCACCGTACTGGCCAACCATGCCGAAGACCTGGAGCTTGTCGATCTGGCGCAGGCGGAAAAATCGTTGAAAGAGGCCCTGGCAATGCATGCCGAGGGCGAGTATCAGGTTCAGCAGCGATTGGACCGAATCGCTGCGGCGCGCACCCGGGTCCGCTACGGCGCCGCCTGA